A stretch of the Balearica regulorum gibbericeps isolate bBalReg1 chromosome 15, bBalReg1.pri, whole genome shotgun sequence genome encodes the following:
- the CDR2 gene encoding cerebellar degeneration-related protein 2 isoform X2, producing MLADSLVEEFEIREDEPWYDQQDLQQDLHLAAELGKTLLDRNTELEESLQQMYATNQEQLQEIEYLTKQVELLRQMNDQHAKVYEQLDVTARELEDTNQKLVAESRASQQKILSLTETIENLQTHIDDLQQQVEELKKSGRGRMSHERSDQPRSMHSFSCLKELYDLRQYFVYDHVFAEKITSMDSQLSPLEEENENLKKAVTVLQAQLNLEKEKRVTMEEEYSLMVKENCDLEQRLVDIDLYRARAEELEVEVAEMRQILQSENTFHNAEKLVPESFFISFKESLERELGQSLADDGLLTVSELEKKALKRSSSETFLSSAAGGDILRGHEETCIRRAEAVKQRGISVLNEVDAQYNALKVKYEELLKKCQMDEESLKHKAVQTLKQYSKDPHVGNTQCDLSASNQECTNVELSDSPTNALPEYKALFKEIFSCIRKTKEEIDEHRAKYKSLSSQP from the exons ATGCTGGCCGACAGTCTGGTGGAGGAGTTCGAGATCCGTGAGGATGAGCCCTGGTACGACCAGCAAGACCTGCAGCAAG atcttCACCTTGCTGCTGAGCTTGGGAAGACACTACTGGACCGTAACACTGAACTAGAAGAATCTTTACAGCAAATGTATGCAACAAATCAAGAGCAACTGCAGGAGATAGAG TACCTCACAAAGCAAGTAGAGCTCTTGCGTCAGATGAATGATCAGCATGCAAAAGTCTATGAACAGCTGGATGTGACGGCAAGAGAACTTGAAGACACTAATCAAAAACTAGTTGCGGAGAGTAGAGCTTCACAACAAAAGATACTAAG CTTGACAGAGACTATTGAAAATCTGCAAACGCACATAGATGACCTGCAACAACAAGTAGAAGAATTGAAAAAGTCTGGACGAGGCCGGATGAGCCATGAGAGATCTGACCAGCCAAGATCAATGCATAGTTTCTCATGTTTGAAGGAGCTGTATGATCTTCGCCA gtaTTTTGTTTATGATCATGTGTTTGCAGAAAAGATTACTTCAATGGATAGTCAGCTGAGTCctctagaagaagaaaatgagaaccTCAAAAAGGCAGTTACAGTTCTGCAAGCCCAACTTAAcctagaaaaagagaagagagtaACAATGGAAGAGGAATATAGTCTTATGGTAAAAGAAAACTGTGACCTCGAACAGAGGCTTGTTGATATAGACTTGTATCGGGCTCGTGCAGAGGAGTTGGAAGTGGAAGTAGCCGAAATGCGACAAATACTTCAGTCTGAAAACACATTCCATAATGCGGAGAAGTTGGTGCCGGaatcctttttcatttcattcaagGAATCTTTAGAAAGGGAGCTTGGTCAGAGCCTGGCCGATGATGGACTCCTGACTGTATCAGAGCTTGAGAAGAAGGCACTGAAACGGAGCAGCAGCGAAACTTtcctcagcagtgctgcaggggGAGACATTCTAAGGGGCCATGAAGAAACGTGTATTAGGAGAGCTGAAGCTGTGAAGCAGCGAGGAATTTCTGTACTTAATGAAGTCGATGCTCAGTATAACGCTCTCAAAGTGAAGTATGAGGAACTTTTGAAGAAGTGTCAAATGGATGAAGAGTCTCTGAAGCACAAGGCTGTACAGACGCTGAAGCAGTATTCCAAAGACCCACATGTGGGGAATACCCAGTGTGATCTTTCAGCTAGCAATCAAGAATGCACAAATGTGGAGCTAAGTGACTCTCCCACAAACGCTCTTCCCGAATATAAAGCACTCTTCAAGGAAATTTTTAGCTgtatcagaaaaacaaaggaagaaatagatGAACACAGGGCTAAGTACAAGTCCCTCTCCTCTCAGCCGTAA
- the CDR2 gene encoding cerebellar degeneration-related protein 2 isoform X3: MNDQHAKVYEQLDVTARELEDTNQKLVAESRASQQKILSSPSPFSLTETIENLQTHIDDLQQQVEELKKSGRGRMSHERSDQPRSMHSFSCLKELYDLRQYFVYDHVFAEKITSMDSQLSPLEEENENLKKAVTVLQAQLNLEKEKRVTMEEEYSLMVKENCDLEQRLVDIDLYRARAEELEVEVAEMRQILQSENTFHNAEKLVPESFFISFKESLERELGQSLADDGLLTVSELEKKALKRSSSETFLSSAAGGDILRGHEETCIRRAEAVKQRGISVLNEVDAQYNALKVKYEELLKKCQMDEESLKHKAVQTLKQYSKDPHVGNTQCDLSASNQECTNVELSDSPTNALPEYKALFKEIFSCIRKTKEEIDEHRAKYKSLSSQP; encoded by the exons ATGAATGATCAGCATGCAAAAGTCTATGAACAGCTGGATGTGACGGCAAGAGAACTTGAAGACACTAATCAAAAACTAGTTGCGGAGAGTAGAGCTTCACAACAAAAGATACTAAG CAGTCCTTCACCTTTTAGCTTGACAGAGACTATTGAAAATCTGCAAACGCACATAGATGACCTGCAACAACAAGTAGAAGAATTGAAAAAGTCTGGACGAGGCCGGATGAGCCATGAGAGATCTGACCAGCCAAGATCAATGCATAGTTTCTCATGTTTGAAGGAGCTGTATGATCTTCGCCA gtaTTTTGTTTATGATCATGTGTTTGCAGAAAAGATTACTTCAATGGATAGTCAGCTGAGTCctctagaagaagaaaatgagaaccTCAAAAAGGCAGTTACAGTTCTGCAAGCCCAACTTAAcctagaaaaagagaagagagtaACAATGGAAGAGGAATATAGTCTTATGGTAAAAGAAAACTGTGACCTCGAACAGAGGCTTGTTGATATAGACTTGTATCGGGCTCGTGCAGAGGAGTTGGAAGTGGAAGTAGCCGAAATGCGACAAATACTTCAGTCTGAAAACACATTCCATAATGCGGAGAAGTTGGTGCCGGaatcctttttcatttcattcaagGAATCTTTAGAAAGGGAGCTTGGTCAGAGCCTGGCCGATGATGGACTCCTGACTGTATCAGAGCTTGAGAAGAAGGCACTGAAACGGAGCAGCAGCGAAACTTtcctcagcagtgctgcaggggGAGACATTCTAAGGGGCCATGAAGAAACGTGTATTAGGAGAGCTGAAGCTGTGAAGCAGCGAGGAATTTCTGTACTTAATGAAGTCGATGCTCAGTATAACGCTCTCAAAGTGAAGTATGAGGAACTTTTGAAGAAGTGTCAAATGGATGAAGAGTCTCTGAAGCACAAGGCTGTACAGACGCTGAAGCAGTATTCCAAAGACCCACATGTGGGGAATACCCAGTGTGATCTTTCAGCTAGCAATCAAGAATGCACAAATGTGGAGCTAAGTGACTCTCCCACAAACGCTCTTCCCGAATATAAAGCACTCTTCAAGGAAATTTTTAGCTgtatcagaaaaacaaaggaagaaatagatGAACACAGGGCTAAGTACAAGTCCCTCTCCTCTCAGCCGTAA
- the CDR2 gene encoding cerebellar degeneration-related protein 2 isoform X1, with product MLADSLVEEFEIREDEPWYDQQDLQQDLHLAAELGKTLLDRNTELEESLQQMYATNQEQLQEIEYLTKQVELLRQMNDQHAKVYEQLDVTARELEDTNQKLVAESRASQQKILSSPSPFSLTETIENLQTHIDDLQQQVEELKKSGRGRMSHERSDQPRSMHSFSCLKELYDLRQYFVYDHVFAEKITSMDSQLSPLEEENENLKKAVTVLQAQLNLEKEKRVTMEEEYSLMVKENCDLEQRLVDIDLYRARAEELEVEVAEMRQILQSENTFHNAEKLVPESFFISFKESLERELGQSLADDGLLTVSELEKKALKRSSSETFLSSAAGGDILRGHEETCIRRAEAVKQRGISVLNEVDAQYNALKVKYEELLKKCQMDEESLKHKAVQTLKQYSKDPHVGNTQCDLSASNQECTNVELSDSPTNALPEYKALFKEIFSCIRKTKEEIDEHRAKYKSLSSQP from the exons ATGCTGGCCGACAGTCTGGTGGAGGAGTTCGAGATCCGTGAGGATGAGCCCTGGTACGACCAGCAAGACCTGCAGCAAG atcttCACCTTGCTGCTGAGCTTGGGAAGACACTACTGGACCGTAACACTGAACTAGAAGAATCTTTACAGCAAATGTATGCAACAAATCAAGAGCAACTGCAGGAGATAGAG TACCTCACAAAGCAAGTAGAGCTCTTGCGTCAGATGAATGATCAGCATGCAAAAGTCTATGAACAGCTGGATGTGACGGCAAGAGAACTTGAAGACACTAATCAAAAACTAGTTGCGGAGAGTAGAGCTTCACAACAAAAGATACTAAG CAGTCCTTCACCTTTTAGCTTGACAGAGACTATTGAAAATCTGCAAACGCACATAGATGACCTGCAACAACAAGTAGAAGAATTGAAAAAGTCTGGACGAGGCCGGATGAGCCATGAGAGATCTGACCAGCCAAGATCAATGCATAGTTTCTCATGTTTGAAGGAGCTGTATGATCTTCGCCA gtaTTTTGTTTATGATCATGTGTTTGCAGAAAAGATTACTTCAATGGATAGTCAGCTGAGTCctctagaagaagaaaatgagaaccTCAAAAAGGCAGTTACAGTTCTGCAAGCCCAACTTAAcctagaaaaagagaagagagtaACAATGGAAGAGGAATATAGTCTTATGGTAAAAGAAAACTGTGACCTCGAACAGAGGCTTGTTGATATAGACTTGTATCGGGCTCGTGCAGAGGAGTTGGAAGTGGAAGTAGCCGAAATGCGACAAATACTTCAGTCTGAAAACACATTCCATAATGCGGAGAAGTTGGTGCCGGaatcctttttcatttcattcaagGAATCTTTAGAAAGGGAGCTTGGTCAGAGCCTGGCCGATGATGGACTCCTGACTGTATCAGAGCTTGAGAAGAAGGCACTGAAACGGAGCAGCAGCGAAACTTtcctcagcagtgctgcaggggGAGACATTCTAAGGGGCCATGAAGAAACGTGTATTAGGAGAGCTGAAGCTGTGAAGCAGCGAGGAATTTCTGTACTTAATGAAGTCGATGCTCAGTATAACGCTCTCAAAGTGAAGTATGAGGAACTTTTGAAGAAGTGTCAAATGGATGAAGAGTCTCTGAAGCACAAGGCTGTACAGACGCTGAAGCAGTATTCCAAAGACCCACATGTGGGGAATACCCAGTGTGATCTTTCAGCTAGCAATCAAGAATGCACAAATGTGGAGCTAAGTGACTCTCCCACAAACGCTCTTCCCGAATATAAAGCACTCTTCAAGGAAATTTTTAGCTgtatcagaaaaacaaaggaagaaatagatGAACACAGGGCTAAGTACAAGTCCCTCTCCTCTCAGCCGTAA